In Agarivorans gilvus, one genomic interval encodes:
- a CDS encoding energy transducer TonB: MFIALAQLSGLPKQNQPSPPDLAPIQLFKLSQSSELQIRQRSLPEAPQLIPASQPSYQQAPTSAHTRDTSPAKLATLSDLSLPKLDNAEFKRGLSLANAIINAPQPANDASGPSLNLSIQPQYRHPPEYPLAARRRNIEGSVTLEFNVQANGQVLASSIKVLEATPSGVFEQAAKRSLSQWRFPVDQKTAPFGFKSRQKIEFKLTHDQ, translated from the coding sequence ATGTTCATTGCGCTTGCTCAGCTTTCGGGCTTGCCCAAACAAAACCAGCCCTCCCCTCCTGATTTGGCCCCCATTCAGCTATTTAAGTTGAGCCAGTCTAGTGAACTACAAATTCGCCAACGCAGCCTACCTGAGGCGCCGCAACTCATCCCGGCAAGCCAGCCCAGCTATCAACAAGCCCCTACCTCGGCGCATACTCGTGATACCAGCCCAGCCAAGCTGGCGACACTCAGTGACTTAAGCCTGCCCAAATTGGATAATGCAGAGTTTAAACGCGGCTTAAGCTTAGCCAATGCCATCATCAACGCGCCGCAGCCAGCAAATGATGCTAGTGGCCCTAGCTTGAATCTTAGTATTCAGCCGCAATACCGGCATCCACCAGAGTATCCGCTAGCGGCTCGGCGACGAAATATCGAGGGCAGCGTCACTTTAGAGTTTAATGTGCAAGCTAATGGGCAAGTGCTGGCATCCAGCATTAAAGTGCTAGAAGCCACACCCAGTGGAGTATTTGAGCAAGCGGCAAAGCGTAGCCTTAGCCAATGGCGCTTCCCTGTTGACCAGAAAACCGCCCCATTTGGCTTTAAAAGTAGGCAAAAGATTGAGTTTAAATTAACCCATGATCAATAA
- the focA gene encoding formate transporter FocA, protein MKHLDVEHHSAPKMLNGGTKAESPLAALSPEQMTQYAEQYAYKKATNTTAKTISLAISAGVFIGLAFIFYITVTTGSMAVGWGINRLFGGLAFSLGLVLLVVCGGELFTSSVLSIIPRASGQLNTRSMIANWSKVYLGNFIGALLLVGVVSGAKLYQLDHGQWGLNAMSIAQHKLEHSFIQAVLLGLLCNLLVCLAVWMTFSAKTSAAKAGLVILPVAMFVSTGFEHVVANMFMVPLGIAIKSWAEPAFWAQIGVAENAFEHLTWANFARHNLLPVTIGNILGGALVVGLGYWSVYSRKPASKQAANNLSVLSNQSYGPVGEPTMQNLKNLTVADVMISADNALSPDMTIASACDALLAQELSGAVVVNEKNELVGFISELEILRKLWLEDYSKPSTTNVANIMQKDIMTVAPNHNLLKLAEYMSVDVTQVYPVSDSGMLLSSTHQPLEERLRNSSVYRPKIFPVVDNGKLVGVVTRHQVLKALRPALGAPVKLNQAAEIEAIAESSVA, encoded by the coding sequence ATGAAACACCTTGACGTAGAGCACCACTCAGCGCCAAAGATGCTAAACGGAGGCACTAAAGCGGAGTCGCCTCTGGCAGCCCTTAGCCCCGAGCAAATGACCCAATATGCCGAGCAGTATGCATATAAAAAAGCAACTAATACGACGGCTAAAACAATAAGCCTGGCCATCAGCGCCGGGGTATTTATTGGTTTAGCTTTTATTTTCTATATCACCGTCACAACAGGTTCGATGGCTGTTGGGTGGGGAATTAATCGACTATTTGGCGGACTAGCCTTTAGTTTAGGGCTGGTACTACTGGTGGTTTGTGGTGGCGAGTTGTTCACCAGTAGTGTGTTGTCGATTATTCCCCGCGCCAGCGGTCAACTTAATACCCGCTCCATGATAGCTAATTGGAGCAAGGTGTATCTAGGTAACTTTATCGGCGCCTTGCTGCTAGTGGGCGTGGTGAGTGGAGCCAAGCTATATCAGTTAGACCATGGCCAATGGGGTCTTAACGCCATGTCGATTGCTCAACACAAACTAGAGCACAGCTTCATTCAAGCCGTGTTACTGGGCTTGCTGTGTAACTTACTGGTGTGTTTAGCGGTATGGATGACCTTCAGTGCTAAAACTAGCGCCGCTAAAGCTGGCTTAGTGATATTGCCGGTGGCCATGTTTGTTAGCACCGGTTTTGAACACGTTGTGGCCAATATGTTCATGGTGCCTTTAGGTATTGCCATTAAAAGCTGGGCAGAGCCTGCATTTTGGGCACAAATCGGTGTTGCCGAAAACGCCTTTGAACACCTGACTTGGGCAAACTTCGCTCGACACAATCTACTTCCTGTCACCATTGGCAACATCCTTGGTGGAGCGCTAGTGGTGGGGCTGGGTTATTGGTCGGTATACAGCCGCAAACCCGCCAGCAAACAAGCAGCTAACAATTTATCCGTTTTATCAAATCAATCTTATGGTCCTGTTGGAGAACCTACTATGCAAAACCTTAAAAATCTCACTGTCGCTGACGTAATGATCTCCGCTGACAATGCGCTTAGTCCTGATATGACCATCGCCAGCGCATGTGACGCTTTATTGGCTCAAGAGCTATCTGGTGCCGTTGTAGTGAACGAAAAAAATGAGTTGGTTGGATTCATTTCTGAATTAGAAATTTTACGCAAGCTGTGGCTGGAAGATTACAGCAAACCAAGCACCACTAACGTAGCAAACATCATGCAAAAGGACATCATGACCGTGGCACCAAATCATAACTTACTAAAATTGGCTGAATACATGAGCGTAGACGTAACCCAAGTTTACCCTGTGTCTGATTCAGGCATGTTGTTGAGCTCAACTCATCAACCACTAGAAGAGCGTTTGCGTAACAGCAGTGTTTACCGTCCAAAAATCTTCCCAGTGGTAGATAACGGTAAATTAGTGGGTGTGGTGACTCGTCATCAAGTGCTTAAAGCGTTGCGTCCCGCTCTAGGTGCGCCCGTTAAACTCAATCAAGCTGCAGAAATTGAAGCTATTGCCGAGTCTTCTGTCGCTTAG
- a CDS encoding ExbD/TolR family protein: MKSRRQLSLKQEENDINLTPMLDIVFIMLIFFIVSSSLVKPQGIEINPPTSSSASEQTRPVLILQLAADGSLFLDGQSTDLRLLKARLVQRKQQPAPLVLLQADQQATTGQLVKVLDQLRLAKVDYRLATETSPH; this comes from the coding sequence ATGAAGTCTCGACGCCAATTAAGCCTTAAACAAGAAGAGAACGACATCAATCTTACCCCGATGTTGGATATCGTCTTCATTATGCTGATTTTCTTCATCGTAAGTAGCAGCTTAGTAAAACCTCAAGGCATTGAAATTAACCCACCGACGTCTAGTAGCGCCAGCGAACAAACAAGGCCAGTGCTCATCCTGCAGCTGGCCGCAGACGGTAGTTTATTCTTAGATGGTCAAAGCACCGATCTGCGCCTGCTAAAAGCGCGTTTAGTCCAGCGAAAACAACAGCCCGCTCCGCTAGTCCTGCTACAAGCCGACCAGCAGGCCACCACCGGACAACTGGTAAAAGTACTCGATCAACTGCGACTGGCCAAAGTCGACTATCGCTTAGCCACTGAAACGAGCCCGCACTAA
- a CDS encoding tetratricopeptide repeat protein, which produces MINNLVLVSIFLIAFSSFAQPLSEAESRHLAASQQLLADGQYQQAQSRFEQLQQQYSRQRRPTAQAYALYYLSQVELQQQRYDAALKHLEQAYQLQQLAEPVQQQSLLMIAQLQLQTQQWQRAISSFQRWKTQSGETINYQLEYWLAQAQARAERWPAAAQSIQLALNQPSPAPLSWWQLAVVIYSQQQDWPAAIAAQQHILDARPEDMSAWWQITQLYLQHGQMQQAQAYLEQAHHLGLFSQAEHYRLLSKLMQQQNQPYQAARLVSEGMQRDILSGQHQELCRLWLSAKEYARAAKCFEQHVKVHQDANSYQLLAYAQTQLGEFKASINSYQQANQLSGAMRAENYLQQGLLYLRLQYYNEAYQALKKAAAFPATATTSQQALDYLKQRQSLP; this is translated from the coding sequence ATGATCAATAACTTAGTATTAGTATCAATCTTTCTTATAGCATTTTCTTCATTTGCCCAGCCGCTCTCTGAAGCAGAGAGCCGACACCTTGCTGCCAGCCAACAATTACTCGCCGATGGCCAGTATCAGCAGGCTCAGAGCCGCTTTGAGCAATTACAGCAACAGTATTCGCGACAGCGGCGGCCGACTGCACAGGCCTACGCCTTATACTATCTAAGCCAAGTTGAGCTACAACAACAACGTTATGATGCAGCCTTAAAACACCTAGAGCAGGCATATCAACTGCAGCAATTAGCAGAGCCAGTGCAGCAACAAAGTTTATTGATGATAGCTCAACTGCAGTTGCAGACTCAGCAATGGCAGCGCGCCATCAGCAGCTTTCAGCGATGGAAGACCCAGTCGGGAGAAACTATCAACTACCAGTTGGAATATTGGCTGGCTCAAGCGCAAGCCAGAGCAGAGCGGTGGCCGGCAGCGGCGCAAAGCATTCAGCTAGCGCTTAACCAGCCCTCACCAGCTCCTTTAAGCTGGTGGCAATTGGCAGTGGTGATTTACAGCCAACAACAAGATTGGCCAGCGGCCATTGCCGCACAGCAGCATATCTTGGATGCGCGCCCTGAGGATATGTCGGCTTGGTGGCAAATTACTCAGCTTTACCTGCAGCACGGTCAGATGCAACAAGCCCAGGCTTACTTAGAACAGGCTCATCATTTAGGCCTATTTAGCCAAGCTGAGCACTACCGGTTACTCAGCAAATTAATGCAGCAACAAAACCAGCCTTATCAGGCAGCACGCTTAGTTAGTGAGGGCATGCAACGAGATATACTTAGCGGTCAACACCAAGAGCTGTGTCGGCTTTGGCTTAGCGCTAAGGAGTATGCCCGTGCGGCCAAGTGTTTTGAGCAGCATGTTAAAGTTCATCAAGATGCCAACAGCTATCAACTACTGGCCTATGCTCAGACACAATTAGGGGAGTTTAAAGCCAGTATCAATAGTTACCAGCAAGCCAACCAGTTAAGCGGGGCGATGCGGGCTGAAAACTATCTGCAGCAGGGTTTATTGTATTTGAGATTGCAGTACTACAACGAGGCTTATCAAGCATTAAAAAAGGCGGCTGCATTCCCTGCAACCGCCACCACTAGCCAACAAGCCTTGGATTATTTAAAACAAAGGCAATCACTACCCTAA